A genomic window from Glycine soja cultivar W05 chromosome 10, ASM419377v2, whole genome shotgun sequence includes:
- the LOC114370302 gene encoding probable inactive patatin-like protein 9: MEFSNLTLEIFSKLEQKWLSHCKATNKTRILSIDGGGTTAIVAGEALIYLEDQIRVHTSDPHAQVADFFDIVAGTGIGAILAAMITAGDTFGRPLYTAREAVRLVSERNSELYKLKSGGIFRRRRRFSSRSMDNALKQVFQRKEEDGRLLTLKDTCKPLLIPCFDLKSSAPFVFSRADASESPSFDFELWKVCRATSATPSHFKPFDFASVDGKTSCSAVDGGLVMNNPTAAAVTHVLHNKRDFPSVNGVEDLLVLSLGNGSSNAKACETRTCSTPSVVDIVLDGVSETIDQMLGNAFCWNRTDYVRIQAFGLESEAMKKEEVLKERGLESLPFGGKRLLTETNGNRIDSFVRRLVATGKPSPPSSPCKDSAVNPLANGR; this comes from the exons ATGGAGTTTAGTAACCTCACTCTGGAGATCTTCTCCAAACTGGAGCAAAAATGGCTCTCACATTGTAAAGCCACCAACAAAACTCGCATTCTCAGCATTGACGGCGGAGGAACCACCGCCATTGTCGCCGGCGAAGCTCTCATCTACCTCGAGGATCAGATCCGTGTTCACACCTCCGATCCTCACGCTCAGGTAGCCGATTTCTTCGACATCGTCGCCGGCACCGGCATTGGCGCCATCCTTGCCGCCATGATCACCGCCGGCGACACCTTTGGTAGGCCGCTCTACACCGCCAGGGAAGCCGTCCGTCTCGTCTCGGAAAGAAACTCTGAACTCTACAAGCTCAAATCCGGCGGAATCTTCCGCCGGCGCCGGAGATTCTCCTCCAGGAGCATGGACAACGCGTTGAAGCAAGTGTTCCAGAGAAAGGAGGAGGACGGACGGTTGTTGACCTTGAAGGACACGTGTAAACCGCTCCTTATTCCTTGCTTCGACCTCAAGAGTTCCGCGCCGTTCGTGTTTTCGCGCGCCGACGCGTCCGAGTCTCCGAGCTTCGACTTCGAGCTCTGGAAGGTGTGCCGTGCCACGTCAGCGACGCCGAGCCACTTCAAGCCGTTCGACTTCGCTTCCGTCGACGGCAAGACCTCGTGCTCCGCCGTCGACGGCGGCCTAGTCATGAACAACCCTACTGCGGCGGCCGTCACGCACGTCCTCCATAACAAGCGCGATTTCCCGTCGGTGAACGGCGTGGAGGATCTGCTCGTCCTTTCCTTGGGGAACGGATCGTCGAACGCAAAAGCGTGCGAGACTCGCACGTGCTCAACGCCGTCGGTGGTTGACATTGTGCTCGACGGTGTTTCCGAGACCATTGACCAGATGTTAGGGAACGCCTTCTGCTGGAACCGTACGGACTACGTCAGAATCCAG GCTTTCGGTTTGGAAAGTGAAgcaatgaagaaggaagaggtTCTCAAAGAGAGGGGACTCGAGTCGTTACCGTTTGGCGGGAAGCGGTTACTCACAGAGACTAACGGAAACAGAATAGATAGCTTCGTGCGACGTCTTGTTGCTACCGGAAAACCAAGCCCGCCGTCAAGTCCCTGCAAGGATTCCGCCGTCAACCCTCTCGCTAACGGTcgctag
- the LOC114370008 gene encoding ribosome-recycling factor, chloroplastic-like, giving the protein MATSTSFSPTASVRSIIFQKQNPPKALLLLSQQRSFASSASYATLKLPRRPLLSKGRTPLVRAATIEEIEAEKAAIEKDAKSRMDRTIDNVRTNFSSIRTGRANPAMLDKIEVEYYGSPVSLKSIAQISTPDASSLLVQPYDKSSLKAIEKAIVSSDLGMTPNNDGESIQLRIPQLTSDRRKELSKIVAKQAEEGKVALRNIRRDALKAYDKLEKEKKLSEDNVKDLSSDLQKLTDEYMKKVDTIFKQKEKELLTV; this is encoded by the exons ATGGCAACCTCGACCTCTTTCTCTCCGACAGCCTCTGTCCGCTCCATCATCTTCCAAAAGCAAAACCCTCCCAAagcccttcttcttctctcccaGCAGCGCTCCTTCGCCTCTTCCGCAAGCTATGCAACTCTCAAGCTCCCTCGCAGACCCCTCCTTTCCAAAGGGAGAACGCCACTTGTGAGGGCTGCTACTATCGAAGAAATTGAAGCCGAAAAAGCAGCAATCGAGAAAGATGCT aAAAGCAGGATGGATAGGACTATTGATAATGTCCGTACAAATTTCAGTTCCATAAGGACAGGGAGAGCAAACCCAGCCATGCTTGACAAAATTGAG GTGGAATACTATGGAAGTCCAGTTAGCTTGAAGAGCATTGCTCAAATTAGCACTCCTGATGCCAGTTCTCTTTTGGTACAGCCATATGACAAATCAAG cttgAAGGCTATAGAGAAAGCCATAGTTAGCTCTGATCTTGGTATGACTCCAAATAATGATGGAGAATCGATACAATTGAGAATCCCACAGTTGACATCTGATAGGAGGAAG GAACTATCGAAGATAGTGGCTAAACAAGCTGAAGAAGGGAAG gtgGCTTTGAGGAATATAAGGAGAGATGCATTAAAAGCTTATGATAAACTTGAGAAG GAGAAAAAGCTCTCGGAAGATAATGTGAAGGATTTGTCAAGTGATTTGCAG AAGCTGACAGATGAGTATATGAAGAAAGTTGACACCATCTTCAAACAGAAAGAAAAG GAGTTGCTGACAGTTTGA